A genomic window from Carassius auratus strain Wakin chromosome 19, ASM336829v1, whole genome shotgun sequence includes:
- the LOC113120076 gene encoding uncharacterized protein LOC113120076 isoform X1, with the protein MAKYIKPLRCAWTSVNDCKMSYFTLVFLALGTLSSFMLREVTALRWPLPDDSDPDRFTWGQFLENAQEIPRSLEIEDFTLNVAPTSGRVSSPTILRLHPKITKPTHLHANLPLRFGRDTENTPRERAKSNINLPQRFGRSCTMCARSGTGLSATLPQRFGRRNIFPLDPFRALTLYKRTPESPFPKERTQVHDYMLETVEDSVEETVKNKDYTVLD; encoded by the exons ATGGCCAAATATATAAAACCCCTGCGTTGTGCTTGGACTTCAGTGAACGATTGTAAGATGTCCTACTTCACTCTTGTCTTTTTAGCCCTCGGCACCCTGAGCAGCTTCATGCTGAGGGAGGTGACGGCTCTCAGGTGGCCACTTCCTGATGACAGTGATCCTGATAGATTTACATGGGGACAGTTTCTTGAG AATGCTCAAGAGATTCCCCGGAGTCTGGAGATAGAAGACTTCACTCTTAATGTAGCTCCAACCAGCGGCCGTGTGAGCTCTCCCACCATCCTGCGACTTCACCCCAAAATAACCAAACCAACACACCTGCATGCCAACCTCCCCCTTCGCTTCGGGCGGGATACAGAGAATACCCCAAGGGAACGCGCTAAATCCAATATCAACCTCCCTCAGCGCTTCGGCCGGTCCTGCACAATGTGTGCGCGCTCAGGGACTGGACTCTCAGCCACCCTACCGCAAAGGTTTGGGAGGAGGAACATATTTCCTTTAGACCCTTTCCGTGCATTGACTCTCTACAAACGCACACCTGAATCACCATTTCCAAAAGAAAG GACTCAAGTCCATGACTACATGCTTGAAACAGTAGAAGACTCTGTAGAAGAAACTGTAAAGAACAAAGACTACACAGTTTTAGACTAA
- the LOC113120076 gene encoding uncharacterized protein LOC113120076 isoform X2, whose protein sequence is MLREVTALRWPLPDDSDPDRFTWGQFLENAQEIPRSLEIEDFTLNVAPTSGRVSSPTILRLHPKITKPTHLHANLPLRFGRDTENTPRERAKSNINLPQRFGRSCTMCARSGTGLSATLPQRFGRRNIFPLDPFRALTLYKRTPESPFPKERTQVHDYMLETVEDSVEETVKNKDYTVLD, encoded by the exons ATGCTGAGGGAGGTGACGGCTCTCAGGTGGCCACTTCCTGATGACAGTGATCCTGATAGATTTACATGGGGACAGTTTCTTGAG AATGCTCAAGAGATTCCCCGGAGTCTGGAGATAGAAGACTTCACTCTTAATGTAGCTCCAACCAGCGGCCGTGTGAGCTCTCCCACCATCCTGCGACTTCACCCCAAAATAACCAAACCAACACACCTGCATGCCAACCTCCCCCTTCGCTTCGGGCGGGATACAGAGAATACCCCAAGGGAACGCGCTAAATCCAATATCAACCTCCCTCAGCGCTTCGGCCGGTCCTGCACAATGTGTGCGCGCTCAGGGACTGGACTCTCAGCCACCCTACCGCAAAGGTTTGGGAGGAGGAACATATTTCCTTTAGACCCTTTCCGTGCATTGACTCTCTACAAACGCACACCTGAATCACCATTTCCAAAAGAAAG GACTCAAGTCCATGACTACATGCTTGAAACAGTAGAAGACTCTGTAGAAGAAACTGTAAAGAACAAAGACTACACAGTTTTAGACTAA